A genomic segment from Blastococcus sp. PRF04-17 encodes:
- a CDS encoding type II secretion system F family protein codes for MLTPSLPFPVLAAALAVAASLPLLGWALLARPGAEAVAARDNLVRGIELPLDAPGVVRSGPGPAARLVRSLTPRGTASRLDRLAGRAGRPADWPVPRLVAAKLVLAVIAGGLGLLFVSGEPGVLTVVLAVVVTVVAYFLPELLLHSRGQERQEAIALELPDTLDQMTIAVEAGLGFESAMARAGSNGKGPLAEELVRTLQDIAVGQPRRDAYLSLAERTGVADLRRFIRAVVQADQYGVSIADVLRTQAQEMRLKRRQRAEEKAMQIPVKVIFPLILCILPVLFIVLLGPAVMDIAATFSGG; via the coding sequence GTGCTGACGCCGTCCCTCCCGTTCCCGGTCCTCGCCGCCGCCCTCGCCGTCGCCGCGTCGCTGCCCCTGCTGGGCTGGGCCCTGCTCGCCCGGCCCGGTGCCGAGGCGGTCGCGGCCCGGGACAATCTCGTGCGGGGCATCGAGCTTCCGCTGGACGCTCCGGGCGTCGTCCGCAGCGGTCCTGGTCCGGCTGCCCGGCTGGTCCGCAGTCTCACACCGCGGGGGACCGCCTCCCGCCTGGACCGGCTGGCCGGCCGGGCCGGGCGCCCGGCCGACTGGCCGGTGCCGAGGCTGGTCGCGGCCAAGCTGGTGCTGGCGGTCATCGCCGGCGGCCTGGGCCTGCTCTTCGTGAGCGGCGAGCCCGGCGTCCTCACCGTCGTCCTGGCGGTCGTCGTGACCGTCGTGGCCTACTTCCTGCCCGAGCTGCTGCTGCACAGCCGCGGGCAGGAGCGCCAGGAGGCCATCGCGCTGGAGCTGCCCGACACGCTCGACCAGATGACGATCGCGGTCGAGGCCGGCCTGGGCTTCGAGTCGGCGATGGCGCGCGCGGGCAGCAACGGCAAGGGCCCGCTGGCCGAGGAGCTGGTGCGCACGCTCCAGGACATCGCCGTGGGTCAGCCCCGGCGCGATGCCTACCTGTCGCTCGCCGAGCGGACCGGGGTCGCCGATCTGCGCCGGTTCATCCGGGCGGTCGTGCAGGCCGACCAGTACGGCGTCTCGATCGCCGACGTGCTGCGCACCCAGGCGCAGGAGATGCGCCTCAAGCGGCGCCAGCGCGCGGAGGAGAAGGCGATGCAGATCCCGGTGAAGGTGATCTTCCCGTTGATCCTGTGCATCCTCCCGGTGCTCTTCATCGTGCTGCTCGGGCCGGCCGTCATGGACATCGCCGCCACGTTCAGCGGAGGCTGA
- a CDS encoding type II secretion system F family protein: MSPALFALGFVAVAVALLVLVLVVLPAGPSRVPLSRLDPSVVPAPSSPLAGAGAAAGAAVEKVLEKRGRLAAGAAALERAGMSTGLPEFVLVVGVAAVVGGVVGVVLGGPLLGLLLVAVVPVGARLLVSVKAGRRQAAFADQLDDSLQLMAGSLRAGHSLLRAVDSVSQEADAPTSEEFARIINETRVGRDLGDALDEVAQRMGSDDFTWVAQAIAIHREVGGNLAEVLDAVGHTIRERNAIRRQVKALSAEGKLSAVVLMALPFGVTGFISLTNPGYLAKFTESLVGYGMLVTAAVMLLVGGLWLKKTVAIRF, translated from the coding sequence ATGTCACCGGCCCTGTTCGCCCTGGGATTCGTCGCGGTCGCGGTGGCGTTGCTGGTGCTCGTCCTCGTCGTCCTGCCGGCGGGGCCGTCGCGGGTGCCGCTGAGCCGGCTGGACCCGTCGGTCGTGCCGGCGCCGTCGTCCCCGCTCGCCGGGGCCGGCGCGGCAGCCGGAGCGGCGGTGGAGAAGGTGCTGGAGAAGCGGGGTCGGCTGGCCGCGGGTGCGGCCGCCCTGGAGCGCGCCGGCATGTCGACGGGCCTGCCGGAGTTCGTCCTGGTGGTCGGGGTCGCCGCGGTCGTCGGCGGGGTGGTCGGCGTCGTGCTCGGCGGCCCCCTGCTCGGCCTGCTGCTGGTGGCCGTCGTCCCCGTCGGCGCGAGGCTGCTCGTCTCGGTCAAGGCGGGCCGGCGTCAGGCCGCCTTCGCCGACCAGCTCGACGACTCGCTGCAGCTGATGGCCGGCAGCCTCCGGGCCGGGCACAGCCTGCTGCGGGCGGTGGACTCGGTCTCCCAGGAGGCCGACGCGCCGACGTCGGAGGAGTTCGCGCGGATCATCAACGAGACGCGCGTCGGCCGGGACCTGGGCGACGCCCTCGACGAGGTGGCCCAGCGCATGGGCAGCGACGACTTCACCTGGGTCGCCCAGGCCATCGCGATCCACCGCGAGGTCGGCGGCAACCTGGCCGAGGTGCTCGACGCCGTCGGCCACACGATCCGCGAGCGCAATGCCATCCGCCGACAGGTCAAGGCTTTGTCGGCCGAGGGCAAGCTGTCGGCGGTCGTGCTCATGGCACTGCCGTTCGGCGTGACCGGGTTCATCTCGCTGACCAACCCCGGTTACCTGGCGAAGTTCACGGAGAGCCTCGTCGGCTACGGGATGCTGGTCACGGCCGCGGTGATGCTCCTGGTCGGGGGGCTGTGGCTCAAGAAGACCGTGGCGATCAGGTTCTGA